Proteins from a single region of Primulina tabacum isolate GXHZ01 chromosome 5, ASM2559414v2, whole genome shotgun sequence:
- the LOC142547427 gene encoding VQ motif-containing protein 9-like isoform X2 codes for MDKGFDSSTRNSEMYLKQVSKNSYKIAKPVRKPQPAVAASAVAAPILEHNTQQPPVYNINKNDFRDVVQKLTGSPSHERFPTPPPVSQPRPSSSRLQRIRPPPLAQIGNRPPQLTQVVPRPPNDTDQRAVGQLLPLPPLPSVHPAAESPISAYMRFIQGSSIPSAPSPLWNGVAAAGPRPDSLIPLNEVGQRGAHPQPLSQLHPIESPISTYMRFLQSSANTTPAALPRWNGVGPPLPHPPPPHTQQQTPPVQSSSSWPSPFPVLPLSPLPFGCVPSPRSPYAMLSPSLLFSPTGQLGLPPLPLSPTVPLPSPRWKEGYVSFSLRYQKGALALR; via the exons ATGGATAAAGGATTTGATTCTTCGACTAGGAACAGCGAAATGTACTTGAAACAAGTCAGCAAGAATTCGTACAAGATTGCGAAGCCCGTGCGGAAGCCTCAACCTGCGGTAGCTGCTTCTGCTGTGGCGGCGCCGATTCTTGAGCACAATACGCAGCAGCCACCGGTGTATAACATCAACAAGAACGACTTTCGAGACGTCGTTCAGAAGCTCACGGGCTCGCCGTCCCATGAACGTTTTCCTACGCCGCCGCCAGTCTCGCAGCCGAGGCCGTCCAGCTCACGACTACAGAGGATCCGTCCCCCACCTTTGGCCCAAATTGGCAACCGCCCACCGCAGCTGACTCAGGTGGTTCCTCGTCCTCCTAACGATACTGATCAACGGGCAGTGGGGCAGCTTTTACCGCTGCCGCCTTTGCCATCTGTTCATCCGGCGGCGGAGTCACCTATTTCTGCCTACATGCGTTTTATCCAGGGCTCTTCTATCCCATCTGCACCGTCGCCTTTGTGGAACGGTGTGGCCGCGGCTGGACCTCGTCCCGATTCTCTCATACCTCTTAACGAAGTTGGTCAGCGGGGAGCCCACCCTCAACCCTTATCGCAGCTACATCCGATAGAATCCCCGATCTCTACTTACATGCGTTTTCTCCAGAGTTCGGCGAACACCACGCCTGCTGCTTTGCCACGGTGGAACGGTGTCGGTCCACCATTGCCTCATCCTCCACCTCCCCACACACAGCAACAGACGCCGCCTGTGCAATCATCTTCTTCTTGGCCATCACCTTTTCCAGTGCTGCCTCTTTCACCGCTGCCATTTGGATGTGTGCCATCGCCTAGGTCTCCGTATGCTATGCTCTCTCCTAGTTTGCTGTTTTCACCGACCGGTCAATTGGGGTTGCCGCCGCTACCCTTATCACCGACGGTGCCTCTTCCTAGCCCAAGGTGGAAGGAAGGGTATGTAAGCTTTTCGCTGAGGTATCAGAAAG GTGCGCTTGCATTGCGATGA
- the LOC142547427 gene encoding VQ motif-containing protein 9-like isoform X1, with product MDKGFDSSTRNSEMYLKQVSKNSYKIAKPVRKPQPAVAASAVAAPILEHNTQQPPVYNINKNDFRDVVQKLTGSPSHERFPTPPPVSQPRPSSSRLQRIRPPPLAQIGNRPPQLTQVVPRPPNDTDQRAVGQLLPLPPLPSVHPAAESPISAYMRFIQGSSIPSAPSPLWNGVAAAGPRPDSLIPLNEVGQRGAHPQPLSQLHPIESPISTYMRFLQSSANTTPAALPRWNGVGPPLPHPPPPHTQQQTPPVQSSSSWPSPFPVLPLSPLPFGCVPSPRSPYAMLSPSLLFSPTGQLGLPPLPLSPTVPLPSPRWKEGYVSFSLRYQKGVSIKWSWD from the exons ATGGATAAAGGATTTGATTCTTCGACTAGGAACAGCGAAATGTACTTGAAACAAGTCAGCAAGAATTCGTACAAGATTGCGAAGCCCGTGCGGAAGCCTCAACCTGCGGTAGCTGCTTCTGCTGTGGCGGCGCCGATTCTTGAGCACAATACGCAGCAGCCACCGGTGTATAACATCAACAAGAACGACTTTCGAGACGTCGTTCAGAAGCTCACGGGCTCGCCGTCCCATGAACGTTTTCCTACGCCGCCGCCAGTCTCGCAGCCGAGGCCGTCCAGCTCACGACTACAGAGGATCCGTCCCCCACCTTTGGCCCAAATTGGCAACCGCCCACCGCAGCTGACTCAGGTGGTTCCTCGTCCTCCTAACGATACTGATCAACGGGCAGTGGGGCAGCTTTTACCGCTGCCGCCTTTGCCATCTGTTCATCCGGCGGCGGAGTCACCTATTTCTGCCTACATGCGTTTTATCCAGGGCTCTTCTATCCCATCTGCACCGTCGCCTTTGTGGAACGGTGTGGCCGCGGCTGGACCTCGTCCCGATTCTCTCATACCTCTTAACGAAGTTGGTCAGCGGGGAGCCCACCCTCAACCCTTATCGCAGCTACATCCGATAGAATCCCCGATCTCTACTTACATGCGTTTTCTCCAGAGTTCGGCGAACACCACGCCTGCTGCTTTGCCACGGTGGAACGGTGTCGGTCCACCATTGCCTCATCCTCCACCTCCCCACACACAGCAACAGACGCCGCCTGTGCAATCATCTTCTTCTTGGCCATCACCTTTTCCAGTGCTGCCTCTTTCACCGCTGCCATTTGGATGTGTGCCATCGCCTAGGTCTCCGTATGCTATGCTCTCTCCTAGTTTGCTGTTTTCACCGACCGGTCAATTGGGGTTGCCGCCGCTACCCTTATCACCGACGGTGCCTCTTCCTAGCCCAAGGTGGAAGGAAGGGTATGTAAGCTTTTCGCTGAGGTATCAGAAAG GTGTAAGCATAAAATGGAGTTGGGACTGA